The Hymenobacter baengnokdamensis genome includes a region encoding these proteins:
- a CDS encoding polyprenol monophosphomannose synthase: MAAGLVLIPTYNERENVELILRAVFALPKKFHVLVIDDGSPDGTGAVVRGLLAEFAGRLFLEERAGKQGLGTAYIFGFRWALARGYDYVFEMDADFSHNPQDLLRLHEACAVQGYDLAIGSRYSDGVNVVNWPMSRVLMSYFASKYVRFITSMPIHDATAGFKCYSARVLRAIDLSRIHFVGYAFQIEMKWLTYRLGFHIKEVPIIFTDRTRGQSKMSKGIFKEALFGVVQMKLSSWIHPPRRTDNSPQGQPAIAPAQ; encoded by the coding sequence ATGGCCGCCGGGTTAGTCTTAATTCCGACGTACAATGAGCGGGAAAATGTGGAGCTTATTCTGCGGGCCGTTTTTGCGCTGCCGAAGAAGTTTCACGTCCTGGTAATTGACGACGGCTCGCCCGACGGCACGGGCGCGGTTGTGCGCGGGCTACTGGCTGAGTTTGCGGGCCGCCTTTTTCTGGAAGAGCGCGCGGGCAAGCAAGGCCTGGGCACGGCCTACATCTTTGGCTTCCGGTGGGCATTGGCGCGGGGCTACGACTATGTGTTTGAGATGGATGCGGACTTCTCGCATAACCCGCAGGATTTGCTGCGCCTGCACGAAGCCTGCGCCGTGCAAGGCTACGACCTGGCCATCGGCTCGCGCTACAGCGATGGCGTTAACGTCGTGAACTGGCCCATGAGCCGGGTACTGATGTCGTATTTTGCCTCCAAGTATGTGCGCTTTATCACGAGCATGCCCATTCATGATGCCACGGCGGGGTTTAAGTGCTACTCGGCGCGGGTGCTGCGCGCCATCGACCTGAGCCGGATACATTTTGTGGGCTACGCCTTTCAGATTGAGATGAAGTGGCTGACCTACCGCCTGGGCTTTCACATCAAGGAGGTGCCCATTATCTTCACCGACCGCACCCGGGGGCAGTCCAAAATGTCGAAGGGCATTTTTAAGGAGGCCCTCTTTGGCGTCGTCCAGATGAAGCTCAGCAGCTGGATTCATCCGCCACGCCGCACCGACAACTCTCCCCAGGGCCAGCCAGCTATCGCGCCGGCGCAGTAG
- the hemG gene encoding protoporphyrinogen oxidase produces MASSPSPIRVAIIGGGLTGLTLAYYLQKAGVAYDLFEASGRPGGNLYSPLTPEGYQLEAGPNSLLLSAELEELVTELGLQSHIQEAAPVSQHRYVLRGGRYQALPASPPALISSNFFSLRTKLRLLAELLRRPTQPVPGETVAAFFERHFGAEVVQYAVNAFVAGIYAGDPAELLLSLTFPQLAALETQYGSLLRGLAKGPKTARRRTITLRGGVQALTDALAAKLTNYHPDCRITAIGLLAENTYTLTPQPPQPAALAPYSHLALALPAYAAAPLLRPHFAAAAEALAAVRYPPMTLVYSAYDRAAVAHPLAGFGALNPRVENTYSAGSIWTSSLFPDRVPAGQVLFTSFVGGAQFARQAQEPAATQLAAVHHELSRLYGIEGAPRWQGRYYWPQSLPQFDQYLAAARAAVAPLAARGMVAVANWQAGVSVPDCIKYARRLAGQLAANK; encoded by the coding sequence ATGGCCAGCAGCCCTTCTCCTATCCGCGTTGCCATTATCGGCGGCGGTCTCACCGGCCTCACGCTGGCGTATTACTTACAAAAAGCAGGCGTTGCCTACGACTTGTTTGAAGCGAGCGGCCGGCCGGGCGGCAATCTGTATTCGCCTCTTACGCCGGAGGGCTATCAGCTGGAGGCCGGGCCTAACTCCTTGCTGCTAAGCGCTGAGCTAGAAGAATTAGTGACCGAGCTTGGCCTGCAAAGCCACATTCAGGAAGCGGCTCCGGTAAGCCAGCACCGTTACGTACTGCGAGGCGGCCGGTATCAGGCTCTGCCTGCCTCGCCGCCCGCGCTGATAAGCAGCAATTTTTTTAGTCTGAGAACCAAGCTGCGCCTGCTGGCCGAGCTGCTACGCCGGCCGACCCAGCCCGTGCCGGGCGAAACCGTGGCCGCCTTTTTTGAGCGGCACTTCGGGGCCGAAGTGGTGCAGTATGCCGTCAATGCATTTGTTGCCGGCATTTATGCCGGCGACCCGGCCGAGCTGCTGCTCTCCCTTACTTTTCCGCAGCTGGCGGCGCTCGAAACCCAGTATGGCTCGCTGCTGCGCGGCCTGGCCAAAGGCCCAAAAACGGCGCGCCGCCGCACTATTACGCTGCGAGGCGGCGTGCAGGCCCTTACCGATGCGCTTGCCGCCAAGCTTACCAACTACCACCCGGATTGCCGGATTACCGCCATCGGGTTGCTCGCTGAAAATACGTATACCCTGACCCCCCAGCCGCCCCAGCCGGCCGCCCTGGCGCCCTACTCGCACCTGGCGCTGGCGCTGCCGGCCTACGCGGCGGCCCCGCTGCTGCGCCCGCACTTTGCGGCCGCCGCCGAAGCCCTGGCGGCCGTGCGCTACCCGCCCATGACGCTGGTATATTCGGCCTACGACCGGGCGGCCGTGGCGCACCCGCTCGCGGGCTTCGGGGCGCTGAATCCGAGGGTGGAAAACACCTATTCGGCGGGTTCCATCTGGACCAGCTCCCTTTTCCCCGACCGCGTGCCGGCCGGGCAGGTGCTCTTTACCAGCTTCGTGGGCGGGGCACAGTTTGCCCGCCAGGCGCAGGAGCCGGCCGCCACGCAGCTGGCTGCCGTGCACCACGAGCTAAGCCGGCTTTACGGCATTGAGGGTGCACCGCGCTGGCAGGGCCGCTATTACTGGCCGCAGAGCCTTCCGCAGTTCGACCAGTACCTGGCGGCGGCGCGGGCCGCCGTGGCCCCGCTGGCGGCCCGGGGAATGGTGGCCGTAGCCAACTGGCAAGCCGGCGTAAGCGTGCCCGACTGTATAAAGTACGCCCGCCGGCTGGCCGGGCAGTTAGCCGCCAATAAGTAG
- a CDS encoding D-glycero-alpha-D-manno-heptose-1,7-bisphosphate 7-phosphatase, whose protein sequence is MNKAVFLDRDGVLNEEMGDYVWTPERFRICPGVPESLARLKAAGYYLIVVTNQAGIAKGLYTPAEVLACHHILQQACGNIVDSIYYSESHPSVSESIFRKPDSGMLEKAVARFQLDPARCWLVGDRARDMAAGAKLGVRGILVGPAEPLAYSPRVADLWEATELILSEEK, encoded by the coding sequence ATGAATAAGGCAGTGTTCCTGGACCGTGATGGCGTGCTCAACGAAGAAATGGGTGACTACGTCTGGACGCCCGAACGCTTCCGCATCTGCCCCGGTGTGCCCGAGAGCCTGGCGCGCCTCAAGGCGGCGGGCTACTACCTCATTGTGGTAACCAACCAGGCCGGTATTGCCAAGGGGCTTTACACGCCGGCCGAGGTGCTGGCCTGCCACCACATCTTGCAGCAGGCATGTGGTAACATAGTAGATTCAATATATTATTCCGAAAGCCATCCATCCGTCAGCGAGTCTATTTTTCGCAAGCCCGATTCAGGAATGCTCGAAAAAGCCGTGGCCCGCTTTCAGCTCGACCCGGCCCGGTGCTGGCTGGTGGGCGACCGGGCCCGCGACATGGCAGCCGGGGCGAAGCTGGGCGTGCGCGGCATCCTGGTGGGGCCGGCCGAGCCCCTGGCTTACTCGCCCAGGGTAGCCGATTTGTGGGAAGCTACTGAGTTGATTTTAAGCGAAGAAAAGTAG
- a CDS encoding TIGR01777 family oxidoreductase, translating to MKILITGGTGMIGQRLAELLIDGGHEVGLLTRDPQKASHFRLFGWDPQGGTIDPAAVPYADCIVNLAGSSVAEGKWTTERKHDIIRSRLDGLELLYRELAKPGHHVQTLLSASAIGVYGDRGAEMLYEDSPIAAPGDDFLADVVVQWEAAARRIGELGLRVVLPRIGIVLSPEGGALVPIAKTIRYGAGAPLGSGRQYMSWIHLDDLCRLLVHMLEEAQWQGEYNAVAPNPVTNQEFTATLAQVMHRPLLLPKVPAFGLKLAMGEMSEIVLGSQRVSADKVLSQGFVYEYPEVKAALQSFYQES from the coding sequence ATGAAAATCCTCATCACCGGCGGCACGGGCATGATTGGGCAGCGGCTGGCTGAGCTGCTGATTGATGGCGGGCACGAGGTCGGACTGCTTACCCGCGACCCACAGAAAGCCAGTCACTTCCGGCTGTTTGGTTGGGACCCCCAGGGCGGCACCATCGACCCTGCCGCGGTGCCCTACGCCGACTGCATCGTGAACCTGGCCGGCAGCAGCGTAGCGGAGGGCAAGTGGACCACCGAGCGCAAGCACGACATCATTCGCTCGCGCCTCGATGGGCTGGAGCTGCTGTACCGTGAGCTAGCTAAGCCCGGCCACCATGTCCAAACGCTGCTATCTGCCTCGGCCATCGGCGTGTATGGCGACCGGGGCGCGGAAATGCTTTATGAAGACTCGCCCATTGCGGCCCCCGGCGACGACTTTCTCGCCGATGTGGTGGTGCAGTGGGAAGCTGCCGCCCGGCGCATCGGCGAACTAGGGCTCCGGGTGGTGCTGCCTCGCATCGGTATCGTGCTCAGCCCCGAGGGCGGGGCGCTGGTGCCCATTGCCAAAACCATTCGCTACGGGGCCGGGGCCCCGCTGGGCTCGGGCCGGCAGTACATGAGCTGGATTCATCTGGATGACCTGTGCCGCCTGCTGGTGCATATGCTGGAAGAGGCGCAGTGGCAGGGCGAGTACAACGCCGTAGCTCCCAACCCGGTCACCAACCAGGAGTTTACCGCAACGCTGGCCCAGGTAATGCACCGGCCGCTGCTACTGCCCAAGGTGCCGGCGTTTGGCCTGAAGCTGGCGATGGGCGAGATGAGCGAGATTGTGCTCGGCTCGCAGCGCGTGAGCGCCGACAAGGTCTTAAGCCAGGGCTTTGTGTATGAGTACCCGGAGGTTAAAGCAGCCCTGCAATCGTTTTACCAGGAAAGCTGA
- the folE gene encoding GTP cyclohydrolase I FolE: protein MENKSAGLPAPAAAARATDHGPDAHLPAGLRTPLRPDAFARTDDEKITAISGHFHAIMQELGLDLTDDSLAGTPRRVAKMFVQEWFKGLNPEHRPEVRLFDNRYQYQQLLIERDITLFSCCEHHFVPIIGKAHVAYLPGEHVVGLSKLNRVVQYYARRPQVQERLTRQVAEHLRQSLGTDDVAVLIEADHLCVMSRGVNDTSSSTITSEYGGKFLEDSTLRSEFLRQIGK from the coding sequence ATGGAGAATAAATCTGCCGGCCTCCCGGCCCCTGCCGCAGCCGCGCGGGCTACCGACCACGGCCCGGATGCTCACCTGCCAGCCGGCCTGCGCACCCCGCTACGACCCGATGCCTTTGCCCGCACCGACGACGAAAAAATCACGGCTATCAGCGGCCACTTCCACGCTATTATGCAGGAGTTGGGCCTCGACCTGACCGATGACAGTCTGGCCGGCACGCCCCGGCGCGTGGCCAAAATGTTTGTGCAAGAATGGTTTAAGGGCCTCAACCCCGAGCATCGGCCCGAAGTGCGGCTCTTTGACAACCGCTACCAGTACCAGCAGCTGCTGATAGAGCGCGACATTACGCTGTTTTCGTGCTGTGAGCACCATTTTGTGCCCATCATCGGCAAGGCGCACGTGGCTTACCTGCCCGGTGAGCACGTCGTAGGCCTCAGCAAGCTCAACCGGGTGGTGCAGTACTATGCCCGTCGGCCGCAGGTGCAGGAGCGCCTTACCCGGCAAGTGGCCGAACATCTGCGCCAGAGCCTGGGCACCGACGACGTAGCCGTGCTCATCGAAGCCGACCACCTGTGCGTGATGAGCCGCGGCGTAAACGACACGAGCAGCTCGACAATCACCAGCGAGTACGGGGGCAAATTTCTGGAAGACAGCACTTTGCGCAGCGAGTTTTTACGGCAGATTGGAAAATAG
- a CDS encoding 6-pyruvoyl trahydropterin synthase family protein: MSQLTICRSEHFNAAHRLHNPAWNEARNQQVFGKCNNPNYHGHNYNLTVRLTGEIDPETGYVFDLKQLSDIIKSEILNRFDHRNLNLDTEDFRHLNPTAENIAVVIWRRLRAALPAALKLAVTLHETDRNFVEYYGE, encoded by the coding sequence ATGTCACAGCTTACTATCTGCCGCTCCGAGCACTTCAACGCGGCCCATCGCCTGCACAACCCGGCCTGGAATGAGGCCCGCAATCAGCAGGTATTTGGCAAATGCAACAATCCGAACTACCACGGCCATAACTACAACCTGACCGTGCGACTCACCGGCGAAATTGACCCGGAAACGGGCTATGTTTTTGACCTGAAGCAGCTTAGCGACATCATAAAATCTGAGATACTGAATCGTTTCGACCACCGCAACCTAAATCTCGATACCGAAGATTTTCGGCACCTCAACCCGACGGCGGAAAACATTGCCGTTGTCATTTGGCGGCGGCTGCGGGCGGCGCTCCCGGCCGCGCTCAAGCTGGCCGTGACGCTCCACGAAACCGACCGTAATTTTGTGGAATACTATGGAGAATAA